GCGCTCGCCGTCAGTACTTGCAGGATTGCGCCCTAGCGCGGATTGTCCGCCGGGTCACTTGCTAGCTTTGCCGCCATCTACCACAGCCGGCTGCCGGGCACGCCCTTGAACGGTCCGGCCTCGCGGGCCGAAATCCAGCCGCCGTAGAAGCCGCCCGGCTGCGGCGTGACCTGCTCGCCGTCGAGCAGGCATTCGTCGAAGGGTTCGGGATAGAAGGCGAAGTATCCGGCCATGCCGGCAAAGGCGCGGGTGGGATCGGGATAGCTCCAGCCGACCGCTTCCAGCCGAATACCGTCAATCACGACATCCCAGTAGCGTGCCTGCCCCTTCCACTCGCAAATCGAGCGGCGCGAATTGGGGACCAGATGCTCCATCGCGATGTCGTCTGGCGGAATGTAGTAGGTCGGCGGATGGCTGGTTTCGAGCGTGCGCCAGGCGCGGACGGTATCGACCAGAATTGTCCCGTGATGGCGTATCTCGACATGGCGATCGGTCGGCTCGCCGATGGCCGGACGCGGATAGTTCCAGACGCTTTCCTGCCCCTTGCCGACAGGATCGGGCTCGGGATGCATCGACAAGGCGCGTGTCAGGCTTTTTCGAGAGTGCACTGGAGGGGGTGCTGGTTCTGCCGGGCGAAATCCATCACCTGGTTCACCTTGGTTTCCGCCACCTCGTAAGGGAAGATCCCGCACACGCCGACGCCCTTCTGATGGACGTGTAGCATCACCCGCGTCGCCTCCTCCATGTCCATGCGGAAGAACCGCTTCAGCACGATCACGACGAATTCCATCGGCGTGTAATCGTCGTTCAGCAGCAGCACCTTGTACTGGCTCGGCTTTTTGGGCTTGGCGCGGGTCTTGGTGGCGACGCCGGCCTGATCGCCGGTGTCCGTGCCGCCTTCTTTCGCGCCATCGTCGGCCATGCGGAACGAGCCGCCAAGGACATGGGCCGCGAGGGGGAGGGTAAAGGGAAAGCTCATTGCCGGCACAATATCGTAAGCATCGCGCGAGGTGCAACCCGTCCGCGCCGATCCGAAGGCGTTTCGTGATTAATGTTTCGAAGCCTGTCCTGCGGGTGGTGCGCCGGACAGACGGCGAAAAACGAAAACGGGCCGGAAGGCGTAATGCCGTCCGACCCGTCGTTTACCTCGACCGGGCAAGTGAGAGAGGAGAGATGCCCGGTCGCGGATGTTCGTCGATCGCTCAGGCGGCAACCTTCGAGATGCGCTCGGCAGCGATGCTGGCGCGGCTCGAAAGCGGAGCGAAGGCTTCGTTGACGAGCTTGGTGGTCAGCTCGACATTGCGCGAGGCGCGGGCGACCGCAGCGTCGAAATTGCGACGCATCATCTCGCCCTGAAGCTGGAACAGCTCGGTCGGCGACTTGACGGCGGCCATCTTCTTCACGTCGTCGGTCACGGTCTCTGCGGCGAGCTTGGCGTCTTCCATGTAGATGCGGCCCATGTCCTGCATTCCGTTTGCGAGCAACTTGCCCGAAGTGACCATCGCTTCGAGATTGCCCTTCTGGAACTCGACGACTTCGGAGGTCATCTCGGAACCCTTCTCGTACGCGGCCTTCATGCGGCTTTGCGCCTCGGCAGCGGTCTGCTTGACGGTGCCGGCGAAATCGGTGGTGCTGGTGTTTTCCATGATCTTGTCTTTCAGTTGCGCGATGGTGGGAGTGCTGGTGCCGGTCGGCTTGATGTAGGGCTTGCGACCGTCGGACTTTCTGGAAGTAGCCTTCTTGGCGGAAACCTTGCGGGCGCTGGCCTTGCGTTCCTTGGCCTTGCGTCCAGTAGCCTCGTCAGCCTTCTCCGTAGGTTCGGCGGCAATGGCATCCGCGACGGCTGTAGCCTTCACTGTCTCGGCATGATCGGTTTCAACGGCCTTCTCGATAGCCGAGAGGTTCACGCCGTCCTTCTCTCCGCGTTCGGTCGCGTCGGCAGATACCTGTTCAGCGGCGGCATCGGTCTTGTTCTGGCTTTCAGCCATGGACGTCCTCGCTTATTGTTGCACTGCACAAAATATGGTTTTCCGGGGCAAAGTCAAGCATTTTGTGCAGTGCAGCAAATATCGCGAGGCGGCGTCGGGCCGAGGTCTCGAAAGCCTCAGCGTGTCATCACGTAGCGTCCTGGCGCGTTCTCGATCACTTTGTCGCCCTTCCTGCCGGGATCCCGCTTGCCATCCGCCCTGACGGTGGCGGCATCCCGCGCGCGCAACCAGTCGATCCAGTCGGGCCACCAGCTTCCCTTGTGCTCGACGGCGCCTTTCTTGAACGCCTCCAGATCGCGCGGTTCGTCCTCGTTGATCCAGTACTGATACTTGCCCGCCTCGGGCGGGTTGACGACACCGGCGATATGTCCGGAACCTGCCAATACGAAGCGGACGGGGCCCGCGAAATGATCGGTAATGCGCCACACGCTTTCCGCCGGAGCGATATGGTCCTCGCGGCCCGCCTGGACGTAGGTCGGCGT
The genomic region above belongs to Qipengyuania spongiae and contains:
- a CDS encoding DUF427 domain-containing protein, which gives rise to MHPEPDPVGKGQESVWNYPRPAIGEPTDRHVEIRHHGTILVDTVRAWRTLETSHPPTYYIPPDDIAMEHLVPNSRRSICEWKGQARYWDVVIDGIRLEAVGWSYPDPTRAFAGMAGYFAFYPEPFDECLLDGEQVTPQPGGFYGGWISAREAGPFKGVPGSRLW
- the clpS gene encoding ATP-dependent Clp protease adapter ClpS, whose translation is MADDGAKEGGTDTGDQAGVATKTRAKPKKPSQYKVLLLNDDYTPMEFVVIVLKRFFRMDMEEATRVMLHVHQKGVGVCGIFPYEVAETKVNQVMDFARQNQHPLQCTLEKA
- the phaP gene encoding phasin family protein (Members of this family are phasins (small proteins associated with inclusions such as PHA granules). Note that several different families of phasins have been named PhaP despite very little sequence similarity to each other.) — translated: MAESQNKTDAAAEQVSADATERGEKDGVNLSAIEKAVETDHAETVKATAVADAIAAEPTEKADEATGRKAKERKASARKVSAKKATSRKSDGRKPYIKPTGTSTPTIAQLKDKIMENTSTTDFAGTVKQTAAEAQSRMKAAYEKGSEMTSEVVEFQKGNLEAMVTSGKLLANGMQDMGRIYMEDAKLAAETVTDDVKKMAAVKSPTELFQLQGEMMRRNFDAAVARASRNVELTTKLVNEAFAPLSSRASIAAERISKVAA